One window of Helicobacter winghamensis ATCC BAA-430 genomic DNA carries:
- the lptB gene encoding LPS export ABC transporter ATP-binding protein: protein MHTLEAKHLSKIIKKTQIIKDISICVQSGEVVGLLGPNGAGKTTTFYIICGLLEASGGSVSFDGKDITKLSLHKRARLGIGYLPQESSVFKDLSVEENLRIAAEVCFEGEKAQNKRIEELLEEFNIEPIRSRKGVNLSGGERRRVEIARALVKKPKFILLDEPFAGVDPIAVLDIQNIIKKLLGFGIGVLITDHNVRETLSVCDRAYVINKGTLLASGDASAIYQNELVRRHYLGEHFKV, encoded by the coding sequence ATGCACACATTAGAAGCAAAGCATTTAAGTAAAATTATTAAAAAAACACAAATTATTAAAGACATTTCTATCTGTGTGCAAAGTGGTGAAGTTGTGGGGCTTTTAGGTCCAAATGGGGCAGGGAAGACAACAACTTTTTATATCATTTGTGGGCTTTTAGAGGCAAGTGGTGGGAGTGTGAGTTTTGATGGTAAGGATATTACTAAACTTAGTTTGCACAAGCGCGCACGGCTTGGGATTGGTTATTTGCCGCAAGAATCTAGCGTGTTTAAAGATTTAAGTGTTGAAGAGAATTTACGCATTGCTGCTGAAGTATGCTTTGAGGGAGAAAAGGCTCAAAATAAACGCATTGAAGAGCTTTTAGAAGAGTTTAATATTGAACCTATTAGAAGTCGCAAAGGGGTCAATTTAAGTGGGGGAGAGCGGCGCAGAGTTGAAATTGCGCGCGCATTAGTTAAAAAACCAAAATTTATTTTGCTTGATGAACCTTTTGCGGGAGTAGATCCTATTGCGGTGCTTGATATTCAAAATATTATTAAAAAATTGCTAGGTTTTGGGATTGGCGTGTTAATCACAGATCACAATGTGAGGGAAACACTTAGCGTGTGTGATAGGGCTTATGTGATTAATAAAGGCACACTGCTTGCAAGTGGCGATGCAAGTGCGATTTATCAAAATGAGCTTGTGCGCAGGCATTATTTGGGTGAGCATTTTAAAGTATGA
- a CDS encoding RNA polymerase factor sigma-54 — protein MKLRAQTSTTLKAKLSSTLKSWLPILQSGMGDLEETLNGFGLENPYFEVKSGIVDTLSTQSIAYKKQHKEKMRGAKGGKSLEGDGIEQFCIQEESLEVLLLRQIEPPLFPTRNSQEIAKKIIENLDNEGYFDGDCVVIAQECSKDLGVEIYASEVEKIRLRFAYLEPPGIGALDVMESFRFQLDHLDVPSDVYGLCLEILENLQEHTRFKNNPLYPQAMRAIQSFKNPPALDFFQKEVAVIPDILVLEDKDNIQVQINDKYYPSILIQKQEKTDKNSIQDAFIKAKIKEARDLVDALEMRKATLYKIGLMIVEYQYEFFKGGEIKPMTLKDLAEEFGHAPSTISRAISNKYLECSRGIFPLKNFFATAIDEETSNTTIKDFVADLIRNENKQKPLSDSKILKLATERFKVTMVRRTIAKYRAQLNIASSSERKKLYKMQVKD, from the coding sequence ATGAAACTTCGCGCCCAAACTTCTACAACCTTAAAAGCAAAACTTTCATCAACGCTAAAGAGCTGGTTACCGATTTTGCAAAGTGGGATGGGTGATTTAGAAGAAACGCTTAATGGCTTTGGGCTGGAAAATCCATATTTTGAAGTCAAATCTGGGATTGTTGATACATTAAGCACACAAAGCATAGCATATAAAAAGCAGCATAAAGAAAAAATGCGTGGGGCTAAGGGTGGTAAAAGCTTAGAGGGAGATGGTATCGAGCAATTTTGCATTCAAGAAGAAAGCTTAGAAGTTTTACTTTTGCGACAAATTGAGCCGCCTTTATTTCCCACAAGGAATTCCCAAGAGATTGCCAAAAAAATCATTGAAAATTTGGACAATGAAGGGTATTTTGATGGCGATTGTGTAGTGATTGCACAGGAATGCTCTAAAGATTTAGGGGTAGAAATTTATGCTAGTGAAGTGGAGAAAATCCGCTTGCGTTTTGCGTATTTAGAACCACCCGGAATTGGCGCATTAGATGTAATGGAATCTTTTAGATTCCAACTTGATCATTTAGATGTGCCAAGTGATGTGTATGGGCTATGTTTAGAGATTTTGGAAAATTTACAAGAGCATACAAGATTTAAAAATAATCCCTTATATCCGCAAGCAATGCGTGCAATCCAGAGCTTTAAAAATCCGCCCGCCCTAGATTTCTTTCAAAAAGAAGTCGCTGTGATACCAGATATTTTGGTGCTAGAAGACAAAGACAATATCCAAGTGCAAATTAATGACAAATATTATCCCAGTATTCTTATCCAAAAGCAGGAAAAAACTGATAAAAACAGCATACAAGATGCTTTTATTAAAGCCAAGATTAAAGAAGCACGCGATCTTGTTGATGCGCTTGAGATGCGTAAGGCTACTTTGTATAAAATTGGCTTAATGATTGTGGAGTATCAATATGAGTTTTTTAAAGGCGGAGAGATAAAGCCTATGACCTTAAAGGATTTAGCAGAAGAGTTTGGACATGCTCCAAGCACGATTTCAAGGGCGATTTCTAATAAATATTTAGAATGTTCGCGCGGAATCTTCCCGCTAAAAAACTTTTTTGCAACTGCCATTGATGAAGAAACTTCAAACACCACCATTAAGGACTTTGTAGCAGATCTTATCCGTAATGAAAACAAACAAAAGCCCCTTAGTGATAGTAAAATTTTAAAGCTTGCAACAGAGAGATTTAAGGTTACAATGGTGCGCCGTACAATCGCAAAATACCGCGCGCAACTTAATATTGCAAGTTCAAGCGAGCGCAAAAAACTTTATAAAATGCAAGTGAAGGATTAA
- a CDS encoding DUF1104 domain-containing protein: MKKLVVIALVGALSMSAFGADFSKVSNEKLIEISGSVAPKDYPDYKMEVFKRTQEMKVKDAEIFNERLREQRRNAHDAMSLKERREYRDAIRIETQKRIDAMSVKEAREKGLLKGPHHLYRDHRDGYHREFRDCVSCPRR, encoded by the coding sequence ATGAAAAAGTTAGTTGTTATCGCTCTTGTGGGCGCGTTAAGTATGAGTGCTTTTGGAGCTGATTTTTCTAAGGTTAGCAATGAAAAGTTAATTGAAATCTCTGGAAGTGTGGCACCAAAAGACTATCCAGATTATAAAATGGAAGTGTTTAAGCGTACGCAAGAAATGAAGGTGAAAGATGCGGAAATCTTTAATGAAAGATTGCGCGAGCAAAGACGCAATGCGCACGATGCGATGAGCTTGAAAGAGCGCCGAGAATATCGTGATGCAATTCGTATAGAAACACAAAAGCGCATTGATGCTATGAGCGTTAAAGAAGCACGCGAAAAAGGTTTATTGAAGGGTCCTCATCACCTTTATAGAGATCATAGAGATGGTTACCATAGAGAGTTTAGAGATTGTGTCTCTTGTCCTAGGAGATAG